A single Methylobacterium sp. 17Sr1-1 DNA region contains:
- the nuoN gene encoding NADH-quinone oxidoreductase subunit NuoN — protein sequence MNAAQIVMPALGPALPELILSVGVLVLILYGAFKGERSTEGVSVGALILLILALFAVVSQPFGAKIATFNGSFIVDGFARVMKALTLIGSAAAILLAKEHFERERIARFEYPILIVLSTIGMMIMASANDLIGLYMGLELQSLAAYVIASFHRDDVRSTEAGLKYFVLGALSSGMLLYGASLVYGFTGTVSFPHIATALREGSGLGVVLGVVFVAAGVSFKLAAVPFHMWTPDVYEGAPTPVTAFFASAPKMAAMAMAVRVFIGAFPVITPEWQQIIVFVSIASMALGSFAAIGQRSLKRLMAYSSIANVGYALIGLAAGTQEGVRGVVIYMAIYLAMTLGAFAVILSLRRGRKMYETIDDLSGLSRTHPWVAFLLAMMMFSLAGIPPLAGFFAKFYVFAAAIKANLVTLAVIGVVTSVVGAYYYLRLVKVMYFDEPAEAYEPMGPGLRIVLGLSSVVVLLFWLIPAPLVGLAGTAAKSLF from the coding sequence ATGAACGCCGCTCAGATCGTCATGCCCGCCCTCGGGCCCGCCCTGCCGGAGCTGATCCTGTCGGTCGGCGTCCTGGTGCTGATCCTCTACGGGGCCTTCAAGGGCGAGCGCTCCACCGAGGGCGTCAGCGTCGGGGCCCTGATCCTCTTGATCCTCGCCCTGTTCGCGGTGGTCAGCCAGCCCTTCGGCGCCAAGATCGCCACCTTCAACGGCTCCTTCATCGTCGACGGGTTCGCCCGGGTGATGAAGGCGCTGACCCTCATCGGCTCCGCCGCCGCGATCCTCCTCGCCAAGGAGCATTTCGAGCGCGAGCGCATCGCCCGGTTCGAGTACCCGATCCTGATCGTCCTCTCGACGATCGGCATGATGATCATGGCGTCGGCCAACGATCTCATCGGCCTCTACATGGGCCTCGAGCTGCAGAGCCTGGCGGCCTACGTCATCGCCTCGTTCCACCGCGACGACGTGCGCTCGACCGAGGCGGGCCTGAAGTACTTCGTGCTCGGCGCCTTGTCCTCCGGCATGCTCCTCTACGGTGCCTCGCTGGTCTACGGCTTCACCGGCACCGTCTCGTTCCCGCACATCGCCACCGCGCTCCGCGAGGGCTCGGGCCTCGGCGTGGTGCTCGGCGTGGTGTTCGTCGCCGCCGGCGTGTCGTTCAAGCTCGCCGCCGTGCCGTTCCACATGTGGACGCCGGACGTCTACGAGGGCGCGCCGACCCCGGTCACCGCCTTCTTCGCGTCGGCCCCCAAGATGGCCGCGATGGCGATGGCCGTGCGCGTCTTCATCGGCGCCTTCCCGGTGATCACGCCCGAGTGGCAGCAGATCATCGTGTTCGTGTCGATCGCCTCGATGGCCCTCGGCTCCTTCGCGGCGATCGGCCAGCGCAGCCTCAAGCGCCTGATGGCCTATTCCTCCATCGCCAATGTCGGCTACGCGCTCATCGGGCTCGCCGCCGGCACGCAGGAGGGGGTGCGCGGCGTGGTGATCTACATGGCGATCTACCTCGCCATGACGCTCGGCGCCTTCGCGGTGATCCTGTCGCTGCGCCGCGGCCGCAAGATGTACGAGACCATCGACGACCTGTCGGGCCTGTCGCGCACCCATCCCTGGGTCGCCTTCCTGCTCGCCATGATGATGTTCTCGCTCGCCGGCATCCCGCCGCTCGCCGGGTTCTTCGCCAAGTTCTACGTCTTCGCCGCGGCCATCAAGGCGAACCTCGTGACCCTGGCGGTGATCGGCGTGGTGACCAGCGTGGTCGGCGCCTACTACTACCTGCGCCTCGTCAAGGTGATGTACTTCGACGAGCCGGCCGAGGCCTACGAGCCGATGGGCCCCGGCCTGCGCATCGTGCTCGGCCTGTCGAGCGTGGTGGTGCTGCTGTTCTGGCTGATCCCGGCCCCGCTGGTCGGCCTCGCCGGCACCGCCGCGAAGTCGCTGTTCTAG
- a CDS encoding biotin--[acetyl-CoA-carboxylase] ligase, with the protein MTFVLDPAAMAAGYRIEVHDSLGSTSTQALDRAREGATGPLWIVTREQTGGRGRRGKGWSWIQGNHAASLLWPVPAGLAPDRVATLGFVAGVAVDRALRRACGPGLDGRAPDFRLKWPNDVLLGGAKLVGILLEMETLPGRGAVVTVGIGINVTGAPEGLPYAATSLAQAGYAVDAPGLFRLLTGAWVEAERLWDEGRGFPRIREAWLASAAGLGGPVNVQSGGRTVTGTFETIDEGGRLVVRLPEGNRIAVAAGEVHFGAAASAA; encoded by the coding sequence ATGACCTTCGTGCTCGACCCCGCGGCCATGGCCGCGGGATACCGTATCGAGGTCCATGACAGCCTCGGCTCGACGAGCACGCAGGCCCTGGACCGTGCCCGCGAAGGTGCGACAGGGCCGCTGTGGATCGTGACCCGGGAGCAGACCGGCGGACGCGGCCGGCGCGGCAAGGGCTGGAGCTGGATCCAGGGCAATCACGCCGCGAGCCTGCTCTGGCCGGTGCCGGCGGGCCTGGCGCCGGACCGCGTCGCGACGCTCGGCTTCGTCGCCGGCGTGGCGGTGGACCGGGCCCTGCGCCGCGCCTGCGGACCGGGACTCGACGGGCGAGCGCCCGATTTCCGGCTCAAATGGCCGAACGACGTGCTGCTCGGCGGCGCCAAGCTCGTCGGCATCCTGCTCGAGATGGAGACGCTGCCGGGCCGCGGCGCGGTCGTCACCGTCGGCATCGGCATCAACGTGACCGGCGCGCCGGAGGGATTGCCCTACGCGGCGACCTCGCTCGCGCAGGCGGGCTACGCCGTCGACGCGCCGGGGCTGTTTCGCCTGCTCACCGGCGCCTGGGTCGAGGCCGAGCGGCTGTGGGACGAGGGAAGGGGTTTCCCGCGGATCCGCGAGGCCTGGCTCGCCTCGGCTGCGGGTCTCGGCGGTCCCGTGAACGTCCAGTCCGGCGGGCGCACCGTGACGGGAACGTTCGAGACGATCGACGAGGGCGGCCGTCTGGTCGTCCGGCTGCCGGAGGGGAACCGCATCGCGGTCGCGGCCGGCGAGGTGCATTTCGGAGCGGCCGCCAGCGCGGCCTGA
- a CDS encoding ribonuclease J — protein sequence MSNKGDELIFVPLGGVGEIGMNAALYGFGPPKHRKWIMVDLGMGFASEEHMPGVDLMYPDLSFAEEHRENLLGILITHGHEDHIGAIGELWPKLKVPIYATRFTKNLIEARRLGEPGAPKVDMREVPADGRLNLGPFSIEYVPVAHSIPEANALAIRTPLGMVLHTGDWKLDDTPVAGNSTSEETFTRLGEEGVLALVCDSTNVTREGRSPSESEVADHLAELIRNSPHRVAVTTFASNVARMRAVCLAAQACGRDVVAVGRAMDRVIDVARECGYLDGLPEIRGAEAYGYLPREKVVALLTGSQGEARAALARVSRDEHPEIALSPGDRVIFSSRAIPGNERAVGAIINDLIEAGIQVITDRTELVHVSGHPRRDEMAAMYRWTKPRIAVPVHGEALHLAEHATFARKQGVDQVVKARNGTLIRLAPGEPEIVTHVKSGRIYKDGNVLVDSNDRAIPERRKLAFTGIVSVAIALDRNGELKGEPSIDLMGLPSYGRKGEVIIDIIGDAVERTLNGLARAKRRDSEAVENAVDRAIRSAVNEVWGKKPACHVMVVEV from the coding sequence ATGTCGAACAAGGGAGATGAGCTGATCTTCGTGCCCCTCGGCGGGGTGGGCGAGATCGGCATGAACGCCGCGCTCTACGGCTTCGGGCCGCCGAAGCACCGCAAGTGGATCATGGTCGATCTCGGCATGGGCTTCGCGAGCGAGGAGCACATGCCGGGCGTCGACCTGATGTACCCAGATCTCAGCTTCGCCGAGGAGCATCGCGAGAACCTGCTCGGCATCCTGATCACCCACGGCCACGAGGACCATATCGGCGCCATCGGCGAGCTGTGGCCCAAGCTCAAGGTGCCGATCTACGCCACCCGCTTCACCAAGAACCTGATCGAGGCCCGCCGCCTCGGCGAGCCGGGCGCGCCCAAGGTCGACATGCGCGAGGTCCCGGCCGACGGGCGGCTGAATCTCGGGCCGTTCTCGATCGAGTACGTGCCGGTCGCCCACTCGATCCCGGAGGCCAACGCGCTGGCTATCCGCACGCCGCTCGGGATGGTGCTTCACACGGGCGACTGGAAGCTCGACGACACCCCGGTCGCCGGCAACTCGACCTCGGAGGAGACCTTCACCCGCCTCGGCGAGGAGGGCGTGCTGGCTCTGGTCTGCGATTCGACCAACGTCACCCGCGAGGGGCGCTCGCCCAGCGAGTCGGAGGTCGCCGACCACCTCGCCGAACTGATCCGCAACTCGCCGCATCGGGTCGCGGTCACGACCTTCGCGTCGAACGTCGCGCGCATGCGCGCGGTCTGCCTCGCGGCGCAGGCCTGCGGCCGCGACGTCGTCGCGGTCGGCCGGGCGATGGACCGGGTGATCGACGTCGCTCGCGAGTGCGGCTACCTCGACGGGCTCCCTGAGATCCGCGGCGCCGAGGCCTACGGTTACCTGCCGCGGGAGAAGGTGGTGGCGCTGTTGACCGGCTCGCAGGGCGAGGCGCGGGCCGCGCTCGCCCGGGTCTCGCGCGACGAGCACCCGGAGATCGCGCTCTCGCCCGGCGACCGGGTGATCTTCTCGTCGCGGGCGATCCCCGGCAACGAGCGGGCCGTCGGCGCGATCATCAACGACCTGATCGAGGCCGGCATCCAGGTCATCACCGACCGCACCGAGCTCGTCCACGTCTCCGGGCACCCGCGGCGCGACGAGATGGCGGCGATGTACCGCTGGACCAAGCCCCGCATCGCGGTGCCGGTGCACGGCGAGGCCCTGCATCTCGCCGAGCACGCCACCTTCGCTCGCAAGCAGGGCGTCGATCAGGTGGTCAAGGCCCGCAACGGCACCCTGATCCGGCTGGCGCCGGGCGAGCCGGAGATCGTCACCCACGTCAAGAGCGGGCGGATCTACAAGGACGGCAACGTGCTCGTCGATTCGAACGACCGTGCGATCCCCGAGCGGCGCAAGCTCGCCTTCACGGGCATCGTCTCGGTGGCCATTGCCCTCGACCGCAACGGCGAGCTCAAGGGCGAGCCCTCGATCGACCTGATGGGCCTGCCGAGCTACGGCCGCAAGGGCGAGGTCATCATCGACATCATCGGCGACGCGGTCGAGCGGACGCTCAACGGGCTGGCGCGGGCCAAGCGGCGGGATTCGGAGGCGGTGGAGAACGCCGTCGACCGGGCGATCCGCTCCGCCGTCAACGAGGTCTGGGGCAAGAAGCCGGCCTGCCACGTGATGGTGGTGGAGGTGTGA
- the mce gene encoding methylmalonyl-CoA epimerase has translation MIGRLNHVAIAVKDLEASAKVYRDTLGATLSAPLPQPEHGVTVIFVELPNSKIELLEPLGADSPINAFLERNPGGGIHHVCYEVDDILAARDKLKAQGARILGSGEPRIGAHGKPVLFLHPKDFLGTLVELEQA, from the coding sequence ATGATCGGCCGGCTCAACCACGTCGCCATCGCGGTGAAGGATCTCGAGGCCTCGGCGAAGGTGTATCGCGATACCCTCGGCGCGACCCTCTCTGCCCCACTGCCGCAGCCCGAGCACGGCGTCACGGTGATCTTCGTCGAATTGCCCAACAGCAAGATCGAGTTGCTGGAGCCGCTGGGCGCCGATTCGCCGATCAATGCCTTCCTGGAGCGCAACCCGGGCGGCGGCATCCACCACGTCTGCTACGAGGTCGACGACATCCTGGCCGCCCGCGACAAGCTGAAGGCGCAGGGTGCACGCATCCTGGGCAGCGGCGAGCCGCGCATCGGCGCCCACGGCAAGCCGGTGCTGTTCCTTCACCCGAAGGACTTCCTCGGCACCCTGGTCGAGCTGGAACAGGCGTGA
- a CDS encoding DUF1467 family protein: protein MTALLDRATASIPRTLAVCVLLMLPMLALAVWGFRLSGFGAGALYFVVWWTVLFAVLPFRAAPDGTEVIVPGQDLGAPHKPQMRRKAVWTTLVSDVVFILAVAAFPLAGL from the coding sequence GTGACCGCCCTCCTCGACCGCGCCACCGCCTCGATCCCGCGCACCCTCGCGGTGTGCGTGCTCCTGATGCTGCCGATGCTGGCGCTGGCGGTCTGGGGTTTCCGCCTCAGCGGGTTCGGCGCGGGCGCGCTCTACTTCGTGGTGTGGTGGACGGTGCTGTTCGCGGTGCTGCCGTTCCGCGCCGCGCCCGACGGCACCGAGGTGATCGTGCCGGGGCAGGATCTCGGCGCGCCGCACAAGCCGCAGATGCGCCGCAAGGCTGTGTGGACCACGCTCGTGTCCGACGTGGTGTTCATCCTGGCGGTCGCGGCCTTCCCGCTCGCCGGACTGTAA
- the proS gene encoding proline--tRNA ligase, with protein sequence MRLSRYFLPILRETPKEAEIVSHRLMLRAGMIRQEAAGIYAWLPLGLRVLNRVADIIRAEQDRSGAVELLMPTIQSADLWRESGRYDAYGKEMLRIKDRHERDMLFGPTNEEMITAIFRSAVRSYKDLPKNLYHIQWKFRDEVRPRFGTMRSREFLMKDAYSFDLDQAGARHSYNKMFVAYLRTFARLGLKAIPMRAETGPIGGDLSHEFIILAQTGESEVFCDRAYLDFATPKAATDFDDVAGLQATVDHWTSRYAATSEMHDAAAFAEVPAEEQMAARGIEVGHIFYFGTKYSEPMGAKVTGPDGQERPVHMGSYGIGPSRLVAAIIEAGHDEAGIVWPDAVAPFDVALLNLKVGDSATDAACAKLQGEFEAAGFTVLYDDRDERPGGKFATADLIGLPWQVIVGPKGLADGKVEVKRRATGARETVAPDAVPEFLRQNRTA encoded by the coding sequence ATGCGTCTCAGCCGCTATTTCCTGCCCATCCTGCGCGAGACGCCCAAGGAAGCCGAGATCGTCTCGCACCGGCTGATGCTGCGCGCCGGCATGATCCGTCAGGAGGCCGCCGGCATCTATGCCTGGCTGCCGCTGGGCCTGCGGGTGCTCAACCGGGTAGCGGACATCATCCGGGCCGAGCAGGACCGCTCCGGCGCGGTCGAGCTCCTGATGCCGACGATCCAGTCGGCGGATCTCTGGCGCGAGTCGGGCCGCTACGACGCGTACGGCAAGGAGATGCTGCGCATCAAGGACCGGCACGAACGCGACATGCTGTTCGGGCCGACCAACGAGGAGATGATCACGGCGATCTTCCGCTCCGCCGTGCGCTCCTACAAGGACCTGCCCAAGAACCTCTACCACATCCAGTGGAAGTTCCGGGACGAGGTGCGGCCGCGCTTCGGCACGATGCGCTCGCGCGAGTTCCTGATGAAGGACGCCTACTCGTTCGACCTCGACCAGGCCGGCGCGCGGCACTCCTACAACAAGATGTTCGTCGCCTACCTGCGCACCTTCGCGCGGCTCGGCCTGAAGGCGATCCCGATGCGGGCGGAGACCGGGCCGATCGGCGGCGACCTCAGCCACGAATTCATCATCCTGGCCCAGACCGGCGAGAGCGAGGTCTTCTGCGACCGCGCCTATCTCGACTTCGCGACGCCCAAGGCCGCGACCGACTTCGACGACGTCGCGGGCCTGCAAGCCACCGTCGATCACTGGACCTCGCGCTACGCCGCCACCTCCGAGATGCACGACGCCGCCGCCTTCGCCGAGGTGCCGGCGGAAGAGCAGATGGCCGCCCGCGGCATCGAGGTCGGCCACATCTTCTACTTCGGCACCAAGTACTCGGAGCCGATGGGCGCGAAGGTGACCGGGCCGGACGGGCAGGAGCGCCCGGTCCATATGGGCTCCTACGGCATCGGCCCGAGCCGGCTGGTGGCGGCGATCATCGAGGCGGGCCACGACGAGGCCGGCATCGTGTGGCCGGATGCGGTGGCGCCGTTCGACGTGGCGCTCCTCAACCTCAAGGTCGGGGATTCCGCCACCGATGCGGCCTGCGCCAAGCTCCAGGGCGAATTTGAGGCCGCCGGCTTCACCGTGCTCTACGACGACCGCGACGAGCGCCCGGGCGGAAAGTTCGCCACCGCCGACCTGATCGGTTTGCCCTGGCAGGTCATCGTCGGCCCGAAGGGCCTCGCCGACGGCAAGGTCGAGGTGAAGCGCCGCGCCACCGGCGCCCGCGAGACCGTGGCGCCCGACGCGGTGCCCGAGTTCCTCCGCCAGAACCGGACCGCTTGA
- a CDS encoding lipoprotein-releasing ABC transporter permease subunit, with translation MALAAIRDRLPKFGGRIFGGGATLPFAPFEWTIAGRYLRTRRKEGFVSVIALFSFLGIMLGVATLIIVLSVMNGFRKELLSKIVGINGHIFVAPIDRPLTDFADLSDRLGKVAGVHLALPMVEGQAFASSQFGGSGVLVRGVRADDLQKIPSVAKTIRGGTLENFDTGGGVAIGKRLAESLGLQAGDTITLATPKGATTPFGTAPRIKSYNVAAVFEVGMSEFDGTFVYMPLTEAQAFFNRDGDVSVIEIFLDNADSVGEARGELELAAERPVLITDWRQRNRTFFSALEVERNVMFIILTLIVLVAALNIVSGLIMLVKDKSSDIAILRTMGATRGAIMRVFLITGASIGILGTLAGFVLGLVFSANLTVIQRTLFPGAWDPTVRFLSEIPSETNASEVVAVVLMSMVLSLLATLYPSWRAARLDPVQALRYG, from the coding sequence ATGGCCCTCGCCGCGATCCGCGACCGCCTTCCGAAATTCGGCGGGCGCATCTTCGGCGGGGGCGCCACGCTGCCCTTCGCGCCCTTCGAGTGGACGATCGCCGGGCGCTACCTGCGCACCCGGCGGAAAGAGGGCTTCGTCTCGGTCATCGCCCTGTTCTCGTTCCTCGGGATCATGCTGGGCGTCGCCACCCTCATCATCGTGCTCTCGGTGATGAACGGTTTTCGCAAGGAGCTCTTGAGCAAGATCGTCGGCATCAACGGCCACATCTTCGTCGCGCCGATCGACCGGCCGTTGACCGACTTCGCCGATCTGTCGGACCGGCTCGGCAAGGTGGCGGGCGTCCACCTCGCCCTGCCGATGGTCGAGGGCCAGGCCTTCGCCTCGTCGCAATTCGGCGGCTCCGGCGTGCTGGTGCGCGGCGTGCGGGCCGACGACCTGCAAAAAATCCCGTCCGTCGCCAAGACCATCCGGGGCGGCACGCTGGAGAACTTCGACACCGGCGGCGGCGTCGCCATCGGCAAGCGGCTCGCAGAATCCCTCGGGCTCCAGGCCGGCGACACGATCACGCTGGCGACGCCGAAGGGCGCCACGACGCCGTTCGGCACCGCGCCGCGGATCAAGAGCTACAACGTCGCGGCGGTGTTCGAGGTCGGCATGTCCGAGTTCGACGGTACCTTCGTGTACATGCCGCTCACCGAGGCGCAGGCCTTCTTCAACCGCGACGGCGACGTCTCGGTGATCGAGATCTTCCTCGACAACGCCGATTCCGTCGGCGAGGCGCGGGGCGAGCTGGAACTCGCCGCCGAGCGCCCGGTGCTGATCACCGATTGGCGCCAGCGCAACCGCACCTTCTTCTCCGCCCTCGAGGTGGAGCGGAACGTGATGTTCATCATCCTCACGCTGATCGTGCTGGTGGCGGCGCTGAACATCGTGTCGGGCCTGATCATGCTGGTGAAGGACAAGTCGAGCGACATCGCGATCCTGCGCACCATGGGGGCGACACGGGGCGCGATCATGCGCGTCTTCCTCATCACCGGCGCCTCGATCGGCATCCTCGGCACGCTCGCCGGCTTCGTCCTCGGGCTGGTCTTCTCGGCGAACCTCACGGTGATCCAGCGCACGCTCTTCCCGGGCGCCTGGGACCCGACGGTGCGCTTCCTGTCCGAGATCCCTTCCGAGACCAATGCCAGCGAGGTCGTCGCCGTCGTCCTGATGTCGATGGTGCTGTCGCTGCTGGCCACGCTGTACCCGTCCTGGCGCGCCGCCCGGCTCGACCCGGTGCAGGCCCTGCGCTACGGCTGA
- a CDS encoding ABC transporter ATP-binding protein: protein MTDDTQQQPVPALFLAQVERRYAQGAGHLDILRGADLAIWPGEIVALVAPSGTGKSTLLHVAGLLERPDGGEVYIGGQPSARMDDAARTRMRREEMGFVYQSHHLLPEFSALENVVLPQLIRGLSAREARSRASELLSFLGLKERLSHRPAELSGGEQQRVAIARALANGPRLLLADEPTGNLDPQTAGHVFAILVSLVRASGVAALIATHNLDLAARMDRRVTIQNGLIVQLA, encoded by the coding sequence TTGACGGACGACACCCAGCAGCAGCCGGTTCCGGCCCTCTTCCTCGCCCAGGTCGAGCGCCGCTACGCCCAAGGTGCCGGCCATCTCGACATCCTGCGCGGGGCGGATCTCGCGATCTGGCCCGGCGAGATCGTGGCGCTCGTGGCGCCGTCCGGCACCGGCAAGTCGACCCTGCTCCACGTCGCCGGCCTGCTGGAGCGGCCCGACGGCGGCGAGGTCTATATCGGCGGCCAGCCGAGCGCCCGGATGGACGACGCCGCCCGCACCCGGATGCGGCGCGAGGAGATGGGCTTCGTCTACCAGTCGCACCACCTGCTGCCGGAGTTCTCGGCGCTGGAGAACGTGGTGCTGCCCCAGCTGATCCGCGGCCTCTCGGCACGCGAGGCGCGCTCCCGCGCCTCGGAACTGCTGTCGTTCCTCGGCCTCAAGGAGCGCTTGAGCCACCGCCCGGCGGAGCTCTCGGGCGGCGAGCAGCAGCGCGTCGCCATCGCCCGGGCGCTCGCCAACGGCCCGCGGCTGCTGCTCGCCGACGAGCCGACCGGAAACCTCGACCCGCAGACCGCGGGACACGTCTTCGCGATCCTGGTCTCGCTGGTCCGCGCCTCCGGGGTCGCGGCGCTGATCGCCACCCACAACCTGGATCTCGCCGCGCGGATGGACCGGCGGGTGACGATCCAGAACGGGCTAATCGTCCAGCTCGCCTGA